One stretch of Daphnia pulicaria isolate SC F1-1A chromosome 8, SC_F0-13Bv2, whole genome shotgun sequence DNA includes these proteins:
- the LOC124310956 gene encoding dendritic arbor reduction protein 1-like — protein MISTTSVVGPARSTTQRKRQRLDQLVGRIAHLVGSAPIGRITNSAHSSVGCGGPVARNKNRNNNNIRSSSNHSSLRNNNKNNNNNNNSEPEIIEGIDQRGRICVSLSEEEEEEEEEYEEEEEEEEEEEEEEPVSVSMESSVGSGESPSPQQQQTLMSMSRLRMRGNLRHIQHVHHLHPHQHSGGQVFSFDHVMPAVVAAAVCSAQRSASMTQSDEEGEEEVFSPGLGLTSSYSDRLSQLSPCSQGSATFVDSPSGISFSPLSFAAEPPANDQTDPSATAFTRSRSLTVPDAATPLNLSTSGGVKERGVAHYHHPHQHHQHHHHHLHQAITPPHASSSPFHHYISSLTGQPMRPAAPVSGGSLLLDVVEPSNRRRARSDSDLCSDSVSERLMSGGQVESSSNHQATTTTTTPLAAPASWVLTPAMSAAASQSLNGSSGSSSSGGGSAGHGHHQRLSRLEHLRPPPLMVSLKRNSSDSTDSWSPLFGQQESPVDLSVRSGSSVSSDSPNQTNSTNTSTASVSSSELLSAFSSPLCGGLETPPPSHPSHLTATSSRVGKSRGSRLKALTRSLSLSQYLSAVEYSSSSVDLSADSEAISPISMAAPLLLPGGPHPAAFGCEICGQIFDQHDRLVKHLTSRHKLPVQLQRTSALLNGGTTSGATTPTISSSAAAAAAAAGPVSSADSGVVVKGYQCEVCQRPFARSDMLTRHMRLHTGLKPYTCRICGQVFSRSDHLSTHQRTHTGEKPYRCPQCSYAACRRDMITRHLRTHTRSEDLDLGHVSDPRCKDSG, from the coding sequence ATGATCTCGACCACGTCAGTCGTTGGGCCAGCAAGGTCGACGACGCAGCGCAAACGCCAACGATTGGATCAGCTGGTCGGCAGAATCGCCCACTTGGTCGGCAGTGCTCCCATTGGTAGGATCACTAATAGCGCTCATTCCAGTGTCGGTTGTGGCGGTCCCGTCGCCAGGAACAAgaaccgcaacaacaacaacatccgcaGTAGTAGTAATCATAGTAGTctccgcaacaacaacaaaaacaacaacaacaacaacaatagtgAGCCGGAGATAATCGAAGGCATCGATCAACGCGGACGCATTTGCGTCAGTCTCtccgaggaagaagaagaggaagaagaagaatacgaagaagaagaagaagaggaggaagaagaagaagaagaagaacccgtGTCGGTCAGCATGGAGTCGTCGGTTGGAAGTGGCGAGTCTCCGTCGCCGCAGCAACAACAGACTTTGATGTCCATGTCTCGATTGCGGATGCGGGGCAATTTGCGACACATCCAGCACGTCCACCACCTGCATCCGCACCAGCACAGTGGCGGCCAAGTGTTCAGTTTCGACCACGTCATGCCGGCCGTCGTGGCAGCGGCCGTCTGCTCGGCCCAGCGCAGCGCCAGCATGACGCAGAGCGACGAGGAAGGCGAGGAGGAAGTGTTCAGTCCCGGATTGGGTCTCACCTCGTCCTACTCTGACCGGCTGAGTCAACTCAGCCCGTGCAGTCAGGGCAGTGCCACCTTCGTCGACTCGCCCAGCGGCATTTCCTTCAGTCCGCTGAGCTTCGCCGCCGAACCGCCGGCCAACGACCAGACGGACCCGTCGGCCACCGCGTTCACTCGCAGCCGATCGCTCACCGTGCCGGACGCGGCCACGCCCCTCAACTTGTCCACCAGCGGAGGAGTCAAGGAGAGAGGAGTCGCTCATTATCATCATCCgcaccagcaccaccagcaccaccatcatcatcttcatcaggCCATCACTCCGCCTCACGCCTCCAGCTCGCCGTTTCATCATTACATCAGCAGCCTGACGGGGCAGCCCATGCGCCCGGCAGCTCCCGTCTCTGGCGGCTCCCTCCTCCTCGACGTGGTGGAGCCGTCGAACCGCAGACGGGCCAGGTCCGACTCGGATTTGTGCAGTGATTCCGTTTCGGAGCGACTGATGTCCGGCGGTCAAGTCGAATCCTCGTCGAATCACCAGGCgacaacaacgacgacaacaCCTCTGGCCGCTCCGGCCTCCTGGGTCCTGACGCCGGCCATGTCCGCCGCGGCGTCCCAGTCGCTCaacggcagcagcggcagcagcagcagcggtggtGGCAGTGCTGGTCACGGCCACCACCAGCGGCTGAGCCGACTGGAACACTtgcggccgccgccgctgatGGTGTCGCTCAAGCGCAACTCGTCCGACTCGACCGACAGCTGGTCGCCGCTCTTTGGCCAGCAAGAGTCTCCCGTCGACCTGTCTGTCCGCTCTGGCAGCAGCGTCAGCTCCGACAGCCCCAACCAGACCAACAGCACCAACACGAGCACGGCCTCTGTGTCGTCGTCCGAGTTGTTGTCGGCCTTCTCCTCTCCGCTGTGCGGCGGACTGGAGACGCCGCCTCCGTCGCATCCGTCGCATCTGACGGCGACGTCTTCGCGTGTGGGCAAATCGCGCGGGTCGCGACTCAAAGCTCTGACGCGCAGCCTGTCGCTGTCGCAGTACCTCTCGGCCGTCGAATATTCCTCCTCGTCCGTCGACTTGTCGGCCGACAGCGAGGCCATTTCGCCCATCTCCATGGCCGCTCCGCTTTTGCTTCCTGGCGGCCCCCATCCGGCCGCCTTCGGCTGTGAGATTTGCGGCCAGATTTTCGACCAGCACGACCGGCTGGTCAAACATTTGACGTCGCGGCACAAGTTGCCCGTCCAACTGCAAAGGACTTCAGCCCTGCTCAACGGTGGCACCACCAGTGGCGCCACGACCCCAACCATTTCAtcgtcggctgctgctgcagcagcagcagctggaccCGTCTCCTCGGCCGATTCCGGCGTGGTCGTCAAGGGCTACCAGTGCGAAGTGTGTCAGCGGCCGTTTGCCCGCAGCGACATGTTGACTCGCCACATGCGGCTGCACACGGGTCTCAAGCCGTACACTTGCCGCATCTGCGGCCAGGTGTTTTCACGCTCCGATCACCTCAGCACCCACCAGCGGACGCACACGGGCGAGAAGCCCTACCGCTGCCCGCAGTGCTCCTACGCCGCCTGCCGACGCGACATGATCACCAGGCACCTCAGGACGCACACCCGCAGCGAAGACTTGGACCTGGGCCATGTCTCCGATCCACGGTGCAAAGATTccggataa
- the LOC124311294 gene encoding E3 ubiquitin-protein ligase NRDP1-like isoform X2 has translation MGIEINRFQGEVDEELLCPICSSVLENPLQAPNCEHAFCSACIHEWLSRQPTCPVDRQNITPPQLRPVPRILRNLLYRLQLTCDNSVYGCTAILKLDALESHVQECEFNPKRPVPCELGCGLVVPKDELKEHNCVRELRSLMQAQQSKLVEVQAEVAEGKFQMSEQKRELQLLKDYMLAMRNANPSLRILADQMEADEVRRWAETLPKARVLRWGGMISTPDTVLQAMIKRALSESGCPPHIIQDLMENAHERRWPTGLSSLEIRQLNRRQYENYVCRRIPGKQAVAVMACDNGHMNPDMILEPGLIMIFAHGVE, from the exons atgggaattgAAATAAATCGATTTCAAGGAGAAGTTGATGAAGAATTGTTGTGTCCAATTTGTAGTTCAGTGCTCGAAAATCCGTTACAG GCACCCAACTGTGAGCATGCATTTTGCTCTGCTTGCATTCACGAGTGGCTCTCGAGACAGCCAACTTGTCCTGTCGACAGACAAAACATAACCCCTCCTCAACTGAGACCTGTTCCCAGAATACTTCGGAACCTACTATACAG GCTACAGCTCACTTGTGATAACTCTGTTTATGGGTGCACTGCAATATTGAAACTAGATGCCCTAGAGTCTCATGTACAAGAATGTGAGTTCAATCCAAAGAGACCGGTGCCATGTGAGCTCGGCTGTGGGCTAGTTGTGCCAAAAGACGAGTTGAAA GAACACAACTGCGTGCGAGAGCTGCGCTCGTTGATGCAGGCCCAGCAATCGAAACTAGTTGAGGTGCAGGCGGAAGTAGCCGAGGGCAAATTTCAGATGAGCGAACAGAAACGAGAACTGCAGCTGCTGAAGGACTACATGCTAGCCATGCGGAACGCCAATCCTTCGCTGCGGATTCTGGCAGATCAGATGGAAGCCGACGAAGTGAGACGCTGGGCCGAAACTCTACCCAAGGCGAGAGTCCTGCGCTGGGGTGGCATGATCTCGACCCCGGACACGGTGCTACAG GCAATGATCAAGAGAGCCCTTTCCGAATCAGGTTGCCCACCGCACATCATCCAGGATCTGATGGAAAACGCCCACGAACGGCGGTGGCCGACGGGATTGTCGTCGTTGGAAATCCGCCAGCTGAACCGGCGTCAATACGAGAACTATGTCTGCCGGAGGATTCCGGGCAAACAAGCCGTGGCCGTCATGGCCTGCGACAACGGACATATGAATCCAGATATGATATTGGAACCGGGTCTCATCATGATTTTTGCTCACGGTGTAGAGTGA
- the LOC124311294 gene encoding E3 ubiquitin-protein ligase NRDP1-like isoform X1 gives MGIEINRFQGEVDEELLCPICSSVLENPLQAPNCEHAFCSACIHEWLSRQPTCPVDRQNITPPQLRPVPRILRNLLYRLQLTCDNSVYGCTAILKLDALESHVQECEFNPKRPVPCELGCGLVVPKDELKEHNCVRELRSLMQAQQSKLVEVQAEVAEGKFQMSEQKRELQLLKDYMLAMRNANPSLRILADQMEADEVRRWAETLPKARVLRWGGMISTPDTVLQLQAMIKRALSESGCPPHIIQDLMENAHERRWPTGLSSLEIRQLNRRQYENYVCRRIPGKQAVAVMACDNGHMNPDMILEPGLIMIFAHGVE, from the exons atgggaattgAAATAAATCGATTTCAAGGAGAAGTTGATGAAGAATTGTTGTGTCCAATTTGTAGTTCAGTGCTCGAAAATCCGTTACAG GCACCCAACTGTGAGCATGCATTTTGCTCTGCTTGCATTCACGAGTGGCTCTCGAGACAGCCAACTTGTCCTGTCGACAGACAAAACATAACCCCTCCTCAACTGAGACCTGTTCCCAGAATACTTCGGAACCTACTATACAG GCTACAGCTCACTTGTGATAACTCTGTTTATGGGTGCACTGCAATATTGAAACTAGATGCCCTAGAGTCTCATGTACAAGAATGTGAGTTCAATCCAAAGAGACCGGTGCCATGTGAGCTCGGCTGTGGGCTAGTTGTGCCAAAAGACGAGTTGAAA GAACACAACTGCGTGCGAGAGCTGCGCTCGTTGATGCAGGCCCAGCAATCGAAACTAGTTGAGGTGCAGGCGGAAGTAGCCGAGGGCAAATTTCAGATGAGCGAACAGAAACGAGAACTGCAGCTGCTGAAGGACTACATGCTAGCCATGCGGAACGCCAATCCTTCGCTGCGGATTCTGGCAGATCAGATGGAAGCCGACGAAGTGAGACGCTGGGCCGAAACTCTACCCAAGGCGAGAGTCCTGCGCTGGGGTGGCATGATCTCGACCCCGGACACGGTGCTACAG TTGCAGGCAATGATCAAGAGAGCCCTTTCCGAATCAGGTTGCCCACCGCACATCATCCAGGATCTGATGGAAAACGCCCACGAACGGCGGTGGCCGACGGGATTGTCGTCGTTGGAAATCCGCCAGCTGAACCGGCGTCAATACGAGAACTATGTCTGCCGGAGGATTCCGGGCAAACAAGCCGTGGCCGTCATGGCCTGCGACAACGGACATATGAATCCAGATATGATATTGGAACCGGGTCTCATCATGATTTTTGCTCACGGTGTAGAGTGA
- the LOC124311486 gene encoding uncharacterized protein LOC124311486, translating into MTTHAAPSYYTDSLNCYTEAPAGYSTKTVEYYTEAPKFYSAPIYTTTTEAAKYYAVPTYYTEAALWYYVEQKYYTTDAPVYYTTTCATPSYNTAALKYDTEEAAFFQGSYVLRQQFSRLCHHYSSCFELYTEVLKYFSGCVEIQD; encoded by the exons ATGACTACGCATGCTGCCCCCTCCTACTACACCGATTCTCTTAA ctgctacaccgaggctcccgctGGTTACTCCACCAAAACggtcgaatactacaccgaagcgccaAAGTTTTATTCTGCCCCGATctacacaaccacaactgaggcggccaagtattacgcagtcccgacttactacacagAAGCTGCTCTTTGGTACTATGTTGAACAAAAATACTACACTACAgatgctccagtttactacacaacGACGTGcgctacacctagctacaACACCGCTGCCCTCAAGTACGACACCGAGGAAGCCGCCTTCTTCCAAGGTTCATATGTATTACGTCAGCAATTCTCCCGACTATGTCACCACTACTCAAGCTGCTTTGAACTCTACACCGAAGTTCTGAAATATTTCTCTGGATGTGTTGAAATACAAGATTGA
- the LOC124310896 gene encoding uncharacterized protein LOC124310896 isoform X1 produces the protein MLPLDFLVEMLEKLAPVVHFEDSKGEDRNIAQFELDNAAQTDLDQYLCFMSVIMADHEKFATVARRSAAFQLQQHLNSKDPATLEKQQKHWKTIAADVRDMIKNNVLIALPTISPFCSNVATEIVASIAVMEVPLKDNWPDLLPTLSYYIRHLKNEEKECAMETLEFVCKHLKAEILAEYFTEIMMVIAGFHMDQLSKKLRLATLNILLACFEFVRPYFENSGEGRVIVQAICEAAESTDIDIRVTSLALLTRVASSCYQHLKDYIDVIAPITIKAISSEDKDIHRNGLEFWKAVSQVENPRDPDGRLKTGTERSQVTCSYVKISLKKLVPVLFAELVRGEGFIRAEGLSGNPSVSDSDSFNDEAQPMDYDSFFKTESMLHNENSSGMTENEQNQNTPNANVNRNFKKKEKETSQNKQFPDWWTPPKEVIIYFSEQCENYPEAIDRYVLPLVQREIRQHMDWKHRHAAIWSCLVFLKQMDSRHAENTLPPIFSSIRGCVRDTSSSRIRSTALWAISWMVEKCPLLLFTSMTSQDLEQLVSDLVTSLNDDEGRVSPSSCTALTSVVKAAYAIAQQKVEESKRPPTFLLSPYYDMIANQLVKAANRRLTAAFDALGLLLLNAPDDCYWIVLETIDELLLLLRKVIELPDAHHVGCRCHEAVQKLLCGVLRRVLRILKLGETTSNQLCHKFMTYLLSLLNKFPNGLARAEALMSLSTVALLLGWELKHHLDFLVPYLKSAINKTAKKDPVLSLVVDLIGTLFLVLDSEAIPFVNKLIGPLLVLTDGNQNLPIEVKIHCVAVFGQIATAVGRPGFQMYMAAVLRRLQHCVELAILEEMYESANSRELRENLRQVCLETYSSLVKSILHRGSLPLTLELCSSSLCLKNIAKLTRSVLTSKGKLPAKTYTAAAHLIGNVTLEFGAKKALALTSLEATECKSLLECVVRQNIIDTAVHSICQEALTEIEMAGIGLRCE, from the exons ATGCTGCCACTGGATTTTCTAGTGGAAATGTTGGAGAAACTAGCCCCTGTAGTGCACTTCGAAG ATTCTAAAGGAGAGGACAGGAACATTGCCCAGTTCGAACTCGACAATGCAGCTCAAACTGATCTA GATCAGTACTTGTGTTTCATGTCGGTGATAATGGCAGACCATGAGAAATTCGCTACTGTAGCTCGTCGAAGTGCAGCCTTTCAACTTCAGCAGCATTTGAACAGTAAAGATCCTGCAACGCTCGAGAAACAGCAAAAACATTGGAAGACGATTGCAGCCGATGTTCGCGACATGATAAAAAACAACGTTCTGATCGCTTTaccaacgatctcgccatttTGTTCAAACGTCGCAACTGAAATAGTAGCCAGCATTGCGGTGATGGAAGTTCCGCTAAAAGATAATTGGCCTGATCTTCTACCAACCCTTTCCTACTACATACGTCACCTTAAGAACGAAGAGAAAGAATGCGCAATGGAAACATTAGAATTTGTCTGCAAACATTTG AAAGCAGAAATTTTGGCCGAATATTTTACTGAAATAATGATGGTAATTGCTGGCTTTCACATGGACCAACTCTCAAAAAAACTTCGACTTGCAACACTTAATATTCTGTTGGCATGTTTCGAGTTTGTTCGTCCCTATTTTGAGAACTca GGGGAAGGCAGAGTGATCGTGCAAGCAATTTGTGAAGCCGCCGAATCGACCGACATCGATATTCGTGTTACTAGTTTGGCATTGCTGACCAGAGTTGCATCTTCCTGTTATCAGCATCTGAAAGACTACATCGATGTCATCGCTCCA ATTACAATAAAAGCAATAAGCTCAGAAGATAAAGATATTCACAGAAATGGTCTCGAGTTTTGGAAGGCTGTGAGTCAGGTGGAAAATCCACGTGATCCTGACGGACGATTGAAAACGGGAACTGAAAGAAGCCAAGTAACATGTAGTTACGTCAAAATATCTCTGAAAAAACTCGTGCCCGTACTGTTCGCAGAATTAGTTAGAGGCGAAGGATTTATAAGAGCTGAAGGACTATCTGGGAATCCTTCCGTTTCTGACTCTGACAGTTTCAACGATGAAGCCCAGCCAATGGATTACGACTCATTTTTCAAAACGGAAAGTATGCTTCATAACGAGAATTCTTCTGGCATGACGGAGAAcgaacaaaatcaaaacacCCCCAATGCAAACGTAAAtaggaatttcaaaaaaaaagaaaaagaaacttcacaaaacaaacaattccctGATTGGTGGACACCACCGAAGGAAGTAATCATCTACTTTAGTGAGCAATGCGAAAACTACCCAGAAGCTATAGATCGTTACGTTCTACCTCTCGTCCAAAGAGAAATCCGA CAGCACATGGACTGGAAACATCGGCACGCTGCTATTTGGTCGTGTCTGGTTTTTCTCAAGCAAATGGATTCACGCCACGCTGAAAATACTCTTCCACCAATCTTTTCTTCAATTCGAGGTTGTGTAAGAGACACATCAAGCTCCAGAATTCGCAGTACTGCCCTATGGGCCATCAGTTGGATGGTCGAAAAGTGCCCGCTTTTACTATTCACTTCAATGACTTCACAAGATTTAGAACAACTCGTAAGCGACTTAGTAACTAGCCTCAATGATGATGAGGGTCGAGTGTCACCTTCAAGCTGCACCGCACTGACGTCAGTTGTGAAAGCCGCTTATGCTATAGCTCAGCAAAAG GTGGAAGAAAGTAAGCGACCACCTACCTTTTTGTTGTCACCATATTATGATATGATCGCCAATCAGCTTGTGAAGGCCGCTAATAGACGTCTAACGGCTGCTTTTGACGCTCTCGGTCTGCTTCTACTGAACGCCCCCGACGATTGCTACTGGATTGTGTTGGAAACAATAGATGAATTGCTCCTTTTGCTGCGTAAA GTGATAGAACTGCCAGATGCCCATCATGTGGGATGTCGCTGCCACGAAGCCGTTCAAAAGTTACTGTGTGGCGTTCTACGACGCGTATTAAGAATATTAAAATTAGGCGAGACTACTTCAAATCAACTTTGTCACAAGTTTATGACTTATCTACTGAGTCtgctaaacaaatttcctaaCGGACTAGCACGAGCAGAAGCTCTAATGTCTTTATCAACAGTTGCTTTACTACTCGGATGGGAACTTAAACATCATCTGGACTTTTTGGTCCCCTATTTAAAATCAGCAATCAACAAAACTGCCAAAAAAGATCCTGTTTTATCTCTTGTAGTGGATCTTATTGGAACACTTTTCCTTGTACTAGATTCAGAAGCAATTCCTTTTGTGAACAAACTTATTGGACCATTGTTAGTTTTAACTGATGGAAACCAAAACTTACCAATAGAAGTGAAAATCCATTGCGTAGCAGTTTTCGGCCAGATTGCGACAGCAGTTGGTCGTCCTGGATTTCAAATGTACATGGCGGCTGTCCTTCGACGCTTGCAGCATTGTGTAGAGCTTGCAATATTGGAG GAAATGTACGAGAGTGCCAACAGCAGAGAACTGAGAGAAAATTTACGTCAAGTTTGTTTAGAAACCTATTCCAGTCTTGTGAAGTCAATCCTACATAGAGGAAGCCTTCCCTTAACTCTTGAACTGTGCTCTAGTTCTCTGTGTCTCAAAAACATAGCAAAATTAACAAGGTCTGTTCTTACAAGCAAAGGCAAACTACCTGCCAAAACCTACACAGCTGCAGCTCACTtgattgg GAATGTTACACTTGAGTTTGGAGCAAAGAAAGCATTAGCCTTAACATCTCTGGAAGCTACTGAATGTAAATCTTTACTGGAGTGTGTTGTTCGTCAGAACATTATAGATACGGCAGTTCATTCTATTTGTCAAGAAGCACTCACTGAGATAGAAATGGCTGGAATAGGGTTGAGGTGTGAGtga
- the LOC124310896 gene encoding importin subunit beta-like isoform X2, whose amino-acid sequence MLPLDFLVEMLEKLAPVVHFEDSKGEDRNIAQFELDNAAQTDLDQYLCFMSVIMADHEKFATVARRSAAFQLQQHLNSKDPATLEKQQKHWKTIAADVRDMIKNNVLIALPTISPFCSNVATEIVASIAVMEVPLKDNWPDLLPTLSYYIRHLKNEEKECAMETLEFVCKHLKAEILAEYFTEIMMVIAGFHMDQLSKKLRLATLNILLACFEFVRPYFENSGEGRVIVQAICEAAESTDIDIRVTSLALLTRVASSCYQHLKDYIDVIAPITIKAISSEDKDIHRNGLEFWKAVSQVENPRDPDGRLKTGTERSQVTCSYVKISLKKLVPVLFAELVRGEGFIRAEGLSGNPSVSDSDSFNDEAQPMDYDSFFKTESMLHNENSSGMTENEQNQNTPNANVNRNFKKKEKETSQNKQFPDWWTPPKEVIIYFSEQCENYPEAIDRYVLPLVQREIRHMDWKHRHAAIWSCLVFLKQMDSRHAENTLPPIFSSIRGCVRDTSSSRIRSTALWAISWMVEKCPLLLFTSMTSQDLEQLVSDLVTSLNDDEGRVSPSSCTALTSVVKAAYAIAQQKVEESKRPPTFLLSPYYDMIANQLVKAANRRLTAAFDALGLLLLNAPDDCYWIVLETIDELLLLLRKVIELPDAHHVGCRCHEAVQKLLCGVLRRVLRILKLGETTSNQLCHKFMTYLLSLLNKFPNGLARAEALMSLSTVALLLGWELKHHLDFLVPYLKSAINKTAKKDPVLSLVVDLIGTLFLVLDSEAIPFVNKLIGPLLVLTDGNQNLPIEVKIHCVAVFGQIATAVGRPGFQMYMAAVLRRLQHCVELAILEEMYESANSRELRENLRQVCLETYSSLVKSILHRGSLPLTLELCSSSLCLKNIAKLTRSVLTSKGKLPAKTYTAAAHLIGNVTLEFGAKKALALTSLEATECKSLLECVVRQNIIDTAVHSICQEALTEIEMAGIGLRCE is encoded by the exons ATGCTGCCACTGGATTTTCTAGTGGAAATGTTGGAGAAACTAGCCCCTGTAGTGCACTTCGAAG ATTCTAAAGGAGAGGACAGGAACATTGCCCAGTTCGAACTCGACAATGCAGCTCAAACTGATCTA GATCAGTACTTGTGTTTCATGTCGGTGATAATGGCAGACCATGAGAAATTCGCTACTGTAGCTCGTCGAAGTGCAGCCTTTCAACTTCAGCAGCATTTGAACAGTAAAGATCCTGCAACGCTCGAGAAACAGCAAAAACATTGGAAGACGATTGCAGCCGATGTTCGCGACATGATAAAAAACAACGTTCTGATCGCTTTaccaacgatctcgccatttTGTTCAAACGTCGCAACTGAAATAGTAGCCAGCATTGCGGTGATGGAAGTTCCGCTAAAAGATAATTGGCCTGATCTTCTACCAACCCTTTCCTACTACATACGTCACCTTAAGAACGAAGAGAAAGAATGCGCAATGGAAACATTAGAATTTGTCTGCAAACATTTG AAAGCAGAAATTTTGGCCGAATATTTTACTGAAATAATGATGGTAATTGCTGGCTTTCACATGGACCAACTCTCAAAAAAACTTCGACTTGCAACACTTAATATTCTGTTGGCATGTTTCGAGTTTGTTCGTCCCTATTTTGAGAACTca GGGGAAGGCAGAGTGATCGTGCAAGCAATTTGTGAAGCCGCCGAATCGACCGACATCGATATTCGTGTTACTAGTTTGGCATTGCTGACCAGAGTTGCATCTTCCTGTTATCAGCATCTGAAAGACTACATCGATGTCATCGCTCCA ATTACAATAAAAGCAATAAGCTCAGAAGATAAAGATATTCACAGAAATGGTCTCGAGTTTTGGAAGGCTGTGAGTCAGGTGGAAAATCCACGTGATCCTGACGGACGATTGAAAACGGGAACTGAAAGAAGCCAAGTAACATGTAGTTACGTCAAAATATCTCTGAAAAAACTCGTGCCCGTACTGTTCGCAGAATTAGTTAGAGGCGAAGGATTTATAAGAGCTGAAGGACTATCTGGGAATCCTTCCGTTTCTGACTCTGACAGTTTCAACGATGAAGCCCAGCCAATGGATTACGACTCATTTTTCAAAACGGAAAGTATGCTTCATAACGAGAATTCTTCTGGCATGACGGAGAAcgaacaaaatcaaaacacCCCCAATGCAAACGTAAAtaggaatttcaaaaaaaaagaaaaagaaacttcacaaaacaaacaattccctGATTGGTGGACACCACCGAAGGAAGTAATCATCTACTTTAGTGAGCAATGCGAAAACTACCCAGAAGCTATAGATCGTTACGTTCTACCTCTCGTCCAAAGAGAAATCCGA CACATGGACTGGAAACATCGGCACGCTGCTATTTGGTCGTGTCTGGTTTTTCTCAAGCAAATGGATTCACGCCACGCTGAAAATACTCTTCCACCAATCTTTTCTTCAATTCGAGGTTGTGTAAGAGACACATCAAGCTCCAGAATTCGCAGTACTGCCCTATGGGCCATCAGTTGGATGGTCGAAAAGTGCCCGCTTTTACTATTCACTTCAATGACTTCACAAGATTTAGAACAACTCGTAAGCGACTTAGTAACTAGCCTCAATGATGATGAGGGTCGAGTGTCACCTTCAAGCTGCACCGCACTGACGTCAGTTGTGAAAGCCGCTTATGCTATAGCTCAGCAAAAG GTGGAAGAAAGTAAGCGACCACCTACCTTTTTGTTGTCACCATATTATGATATGATCGCCAATCAGCTTGTGAAGGCCGCTAATAGACGTCTAACGGCTGCTTTTGACGCTCTCGGTCTGCTTCTACTGAACGCCCCCGACGATTGCTACTGGATTGTGTTGGAAACAATAGATGAATTGCTCCTTTTGCTGCGTAAA GTGATAGAACTGCCAGATGCCCATCATGTGGGATGTCGCTGCCACGAAGCCGTTCAAAAGTTACTGTGTGGCGTTCTACGACGCGTATTAAGAATATTAAAATTAGGCGAGACTACTTCAAATCAACTTTGTCACAAGTTTATGACTTATCTACTGAGTCtgctaaacaaatttcctaaCGGACTAGCACGAGCAGAAGCTCTAATGTCTTTATCAACAGTTGCTTTACTACTCGGATGGGAACTTAAACATCATCTGGACTTTTTGGTCCCCTATTTAAAATCAGCAATCAACAAAACTGCCAAAAAAGATCCTGTTTTATCTCTTGTAGTGGATCTTATTGGAACACTTTTCCTTGTACTAGATTCAGAAGCAATTCCTTTTGTGAACAAACTTATTGGACCATTGTTAGTTTTAACTGATGGAAACCAAAACTTACCAATAGAAGTGAAAATCCATTGCGTAGCAGTTTTCGGCCAGATTGCGACAGCAGTTGGTCGTCCTGGATTTCAAATGTACATGGCGGCTGTCCTTCGACGCTTGCAGCATTGTGTAGAGCTTGCAATATTGGAG GAAATGTACGAGAGTGCCAACAGCAGAGAACTGAGAGAAAATTTACGTCAAGTTTGTTTAGAAACCTATTCCAGTCTTGTGAAGTCAATCCTACATAGAGGAAGCCTTCCCTTAACTCTTGAACTGTGCTCTAGTTCTCTGTGTCTCAAAAACATAGCAAAATTAACAAGGTCTGTTCTTACAAGCAAAGGCAAACTACCTGCCAAAACCTACACAGCTGCAGCTCACTtgattgg GAATGTTACACTTGAGTTTGGAGCAAAGAAAGCATTAGCCTTAACATCTCTGGAAGCTACTGAATGTAAATCTTTACTGGAGTGTGTTGTTCGTCAGAACATTATAGATACGGCAGTTCATTCTATTTGTCAAGAAGCACTCACTGAGATAGAAATGGCTGGAATAGGGTTGAGGTGTGAGtga